In Thermus sp. LT1-2-5, one DNA window encodes the following:
- a CDS encoding LacI family DNA-binding transcriptional regulator, whose translation MPTLRDVARLAGVSHTTVSHVLNGTKQVRSEVADRVWAAVETLGYRLNRQAQALRRGHSHTLGLVLPDLTNPFFPGLAQAIGLAARKAGYTLTLVDSLGDEGVQEEGLHRLAEEQVAGAIWVPVGVYTPPPFPVVLVDRTVEGTDGVEADHYLGGRLQARHALALGHRRVGLLIGPQSLRSARLRREGFLAEAQLGGLEVVWEEEVPFGLELSSGAQARLRRARDEVSLVVAANDVIAVTALRVLREAGIRVPEEVSLIGYDDIPWSTLAFPSLTTIRQPVKEMAEAAVALLLRRLREPTAEAVRVVLPVTLIPRESAREVR comes from the coding sequence ATGCCTACTTTACGGGATGTGGCCAGACTGGCCGGGGTTTCCCACACCACGGTTTCTCACGTGCTTAACGGAACCAAGCAAGTCCGTTCCGAGGTGGCTGACCGGGTGTGGGCGGCAGTAGAGACCCTTGGGTACCGCCTGAACCGTCAAGCCCAGGCCCTCCGCCGGGGCCACAGCCACACCCTAGGCTTGGTGCTACCCGACCTAACCAACCCCTTCTTCCCTGGCCTGGCTCAGGCTATCGGCTTGGCTGCGCGCAAGGCAGGGTACACCCTTACCCTGGTGGATTCGCTCGGGGATGAGGGAGTGCAAGAGGAGGGTTTGCACCGTCTGGCTGAGGAACAGGTAGCAGGAGCGATCTGGGTGCCTGTCGGGGTTTATACGCCCCCTCCTTTTCCCGTGGTCCTGGTGGACCGTACTGTGGAAGGAACGGATGGTGTGGAGGCGGACCATTACCTTGGGGGAAGGCTGCAAGCTCGCCACGCCCTAGCGCTGGGCCATCGACGCGTAGGCCTCCTCATAGGTCCCCAGAGCCTACGAAGTGCTCGTTTACGTCGGGAGGGGTTTCTGGCTGAGGCCCAACTAGGGGGTCTGGAAGTGGTCTGGGAAGAAGAGGTTCCCTTTGGACTGGAGCTAAGTTCCGGTGCTCAGGCTCGTTTGAGGAGAGCCCGGGATGAAGTATCGCTGGTAGTAGCGGCCAACGACGTCATAGCGGTAACCGCCCTAAGAGTCCTGCGGGAGGCAGGTATTCGGGTACCCGAGGAAGTCTCCCTCATCGGTTATGACGATATCCCCTGGTCCACACTGGCTTTTCCGTCCCTCACCACCATCCGCCAGCCGGTGAAAGAGATGGCCGAGGCCGCTGTGGCTCTCCTGCTCCGCCGTCTCCGGGAACCAACAGCTGAGGCGGTACGGGTTGTCCTGCCCGTGACCTTGATCCCTCGGGAGTCCGCCCGGGAGGTGCGGTGA
- a CDS encoding ABC transporter permease has translation MVKRALPYYAPALLLTVLVLFLSGGLAPGLLDPFNLSRLLASALPMVFLAAGQTLVVLSGGIDLSLGSLLTFTLVVMVVLFDGVAVGVGLLAGLVAGLIGGAINGVAVAYLRLQPLVATFATGFLFGGLALWVLPRPGGTVPPGLRELLDPPWAPLIPYLLLLGVWVYLRRRPWGVLLYATGGQAGAAYANGVPVARVRVLSYMGAGLLAAFGALFLLVETGTGDPLVGQPMLLGSITAVVLGGTRLSGGTGGLEGSILGALLLVLFRNLVFFLGVPSDLQVLAEGLVVLLALATSGYVLRRGA, from the coding sequence GTGGTTAAGCGCGCCTTGCCCTATTATGCACCCGCCCTTTTGCTCACCGTGTTGGTCCTGTTTCTCAGCGGAGGGTTGGCCCCCGGACTTCTAGACCCCTTTAATCTGTCCCGCTTGCTTGCCAGCGCCTTGCCGATGGTTTTCCTTGCAGCAGGTCAAACTCTGGTGGTCCTTAGTGGGGGCATAGACCTCTCCCTGGGGAGCCTTCTCACGTTCACCTTAGTGGTAATGGTGGTGCTTTTCGATGGGGTTGCTGTCGGAGTCGGGTTGCTCGCAGGGCTGGTCGCAGGGCTCATCGGCGGCGCCATCAACGGGGTTGCCGTGGCCTACCTTCGCCTTCAGCCCCTTGTGGCTACATTTGCCACAGGCTTTCTCTTCGGAGGTTTAGCCCTTTGGGTTCTTCCTCGTCCCGGAGGGACCGTCCCTCCGGGGCTACGGGAGCTCTTAGACCCTCCGTGGGCTCCTCTAATTCCCTATCTGTTGCTCCTTGGCGTTTGGGTTTATCTCCGGAGGAGGCCCTGGGGGGTACTCCTATACGCCACAGGCGGCCAAGCGGGTGCAGCTTACGCCAACGGGGTTCCTGTGGCCAGGGTGCGTGTGCTCAGCTATATGGGAGCTGGCCTCCTCGCTGCCTTTGGGGCCCTTTTTTTGTTGGTGGAAACGGGCACAGGGGATCCGCTTGTGGGGCAACCGATGTTGCTGGGGAGCATCACGGCCGTGGTCTTGGGAGGGACCCGGCTTTCCGGGGGTACGGGTGGCTTGGAGGGATCGATCCTGGGCGCTTTGCTCCTCGTCTTGTTCCGAAACCTGGTGTTCTTTCTAGGGGTTCCTTCTGACCTCCAGGTCTTAGCGGAAGGCCTTGTGGTACTGTTGGCGCTTGCCACGTCAGGTTACGTGTTGCGGAGGGGGGCGTGA
- a CDS encoding Gfo/Idh/MocA family oxidoreductase, with product MRKEAEVLGVGLLGSGFINEFHLKAFRYVRGAEVTAVCSRTEAGATRLAEQARAWGLGEPRVYTDLRAFLRDPQVEAVWVGIPNHLRLEVAEAIADEVRTGRASLRGVAWEKPMARNLKEARAILQALEEAGVPHGYLENQIYAPSLTRGKELIWKRGAALAGPPYLARAAEEHSGPHRPWFWRGDLQGGGVLSDMMCHSVAAGWFLLTPPGDSMARLRPEAVSAQVAGLKWVRPSYAEELFRITGGQVDYRQAPAEDYAAARVVFRTPAGEKVLVEASTSWSFVGPGLRLTFELLGPEYALWVNTLEGEAKVFYSRRVQGEAGEDLVEKQNAEQGLMPFLAEEAFTYGYVNEDQHMVECFLSGRRPLTTLEEGIAVTELLMAAYLSAETGTTVRLPERALEEFVPAVQLGKWRP from the coding sequence ATGCGCAAGGAGGCAGAGGTTCTCGGGGTCGGGCTTTTGGGTAGCGGCTTCATCAATGAGTTTCATCTCAAGGCTTTCCGCTATGTGCGCGGGGCTGAAGTCACCGCAGTCTGTAGCCGTACAGAGGCGGGGGCTACTCGTTTGGCGGAGCAGGCCCGTGCTTGGGGGCTTGGAGAGCCTCGTGTCTACACGGACCTTCGGGCCTTTTTGCGGGATCCCCAGGTAGAAGCTGTGTGGGTTGGGATCCCTAACCATCTGAGGTTGGAGGTGGCCGAAGCCATTGCGGATGAAGTCCGGACTGGGCGTGCTTCCCTGCGCGGGGTGGCCTGGGAGAAACCCATGGCCCGTAACCTCAAGGAAGCGCGGGCGATCCTCCAGGCCTTGGAGGAAGCTGGCGTCCCTCACGGGTACTTGGAGAACCAGATCTATGCCCCTTCCCTGACCCGGGGTAAGGAATTGATCTGGAAGCGAGGCGCAGCCCTGGCTGGCCCTCCTTACCTGGCTCGAGCCGCTGAGGAGCACAGTGGGCCTCATCGTCCGTGGTTCTGGCGAGGGGATCTCCAGGGAGGTGGTGTGCTTTCGGACATGATGTGCCACAGTGTGGCGGCGGGATGGTTCCTCCTTACCCCACCCGGGGACTCCATGGCCCGGCTGCGCCCTGAGGCAGTTTCGGCACAGGTTGCTGGTCTAAAGTGGGTTCGCCCCTCCTACGCAGAGGAGCTTTTCCGGATTACAGGGGGGCAAGTGGACTATCGCCAGGCCCCTGCTGAGGACTATGCGGCGGCCCGGGTGGTTTTCCGAACCCCCGCTGGAGAGAAGGTCTTGGTGGAGGCGAGCACATCCTGGAGCTTTGTGGGGCCTGGTTTGCGGCTTACCTTTGAGCTTTTGGGTCCGGAATACGCTTTATGGGTCAACACGCTCGAGGGCGAAGCCAAGGTCTTCTATAGCCGACGTGTGCAAGGCGAAGCAGGGGAAGACTTGGTGGAAAAGCAAAATGCAGAACAGGGGCTCATGCCGTTCTTGGCCGAAGAAGCCTTCACCTACGGGTATGTGAATGAGGATCAGCACATGGTCGAATGTTTCTTAAGTGGTAGGAGGCCATTAACTACCTTAGAGGAGGGGATAGCTGTAACCGAGCTTTTAATGGCTGCCTATTTGTCCGCTGAAACGGGGACTACGGTTAGACTGCCCGAAAGAGCTCTCGAAGAGTTTGTGCCTGCGGTGCAACTGGGAAAGTGGCGCCCCTAG
- a CDS encoding HAMP domain-containing sensor histidine kinase, whose product MSLKSRLAWAFFLVTAGTGLVTLLGGYAVFRNLVERDIALDLQEASSRVQRALALTPSGPRLVSAEAFGGSHYTFGFRLLRGGTVVLEGGFAPQPQEAWRTARLPWEGYQLEVYLRTEEYARALRAYLRSGALLLLPFLALASLLGYAFATLLLKPLETLAEAVEALSALHFPQPLAPVREREMNRLVQGFNRMAEAVRGALERERLFTHHASHELRSPLAVVRSQVEALQGGLVPLERALPRMAQAVNRMEAVLEGLLALARAEATDLKPLELCAFLRQNLTGWAGVEAEVQGPAWVLAHPGLVERILDNLLENALRYGAPPVQVRLATSGDEVHLEVRDHGPGVAPELLPRITEPFFRGQRGEGLGLGLALADQAAKRLGGSLEVENAHPGLRVRVRLPRWKDDAAATPR is encoded by the coding sequence ATGAGTCTGAAGAGCCGACTGGCCTGGGCCTTTTTCCTAGTGACCGCCGGCACCGGCCTCGTAACCCTCCTTGGAGGCTACGCCGTCTTCCGGAACCTGGTGGAGCGGGACATCGCCTTGGACCTCCAGGAGGCCTCCTCCCGGGTGCAACGGGCCTTGGCCCTCACCCCCTCGGGCCCCCGGCTGGTTTCCGCCGAAGCCTTCGGCGGGAGCCACTACACCTTTGGCTTCCGGCTCCTGCGAGGCGGGACAGTGGTCCTGGAAGGGGGCTTTGCGCCGCAACCCCAGGAAGCCTGGCGCACCGCTCGATTGCCGTGGGAAGGGTACCAGCTGGAGGTCTACCTGCGCACAGAGGAGTACGCCCGGGCCCTCAGGGCCTACCTGCGAAGCGGCGCTCTCCTCCTCCTTCCCTTCCTGGCCCTGGCGAGCCTCCTGGGGTACGCCTTCGCCACCCTCCTCCTGAAGCCCCTGGAAACCCTGGCGGAGGCGGTGGAGGCCCTCTCCGCCCTCCATTTCCCCCAACCCCTCGCCCCGGTACGGGAGCGGGAGATGAACCGCCTGGTCCAGGGCTTCAATCGCATGGCGGAGGCGGTGCGGGGGGCGCTGGAACGGGAAAGGCTGTTCACGCATCACGCCTCCCACGAGCTCCGAAGCCCCTTGGCCGTGGTCCGAAGCCAAGTGGAAGCCTTACAAGGCGGGCTGGTGCCCCTGGAGCGCGCCCTTCCCAGGATGGCCCAGGCGGTGAACCGCATGGAGGCAGTGCTGGAGGGCCTCCTGGCCCTGGCCCGGGCCGAGGCCACGGACCTGAAGCCCCTGGAGCTTTGCGCCTTTTTGCGGCAAAACCTGACGGGGTGGGCCGGGGTGGAAGCCGAAGTGCAAGGTCCCGCTTGGGTCCTGGCCCACCCGGGCCTTGTGGAGCGCATCCTGGACAATCTCCTGGAAAATGCCCTGCGATACGGCGCCCCGCCCGTGCAGGTTCGCCTCGCAACCTCGGGGGACGAGGTTCACCTCGAGGTGCGGGACCACGGGCCCGGGGTGGCCCCGGAGCTCTTGCCCAGGATCACGGAGCCCTTTTTCCGGGGCCAAAGGGGCGAGGGGCTCGGGCTCGGCCTGGCGCTGGCGGACCAGGCGGCCAAACGGCTTGGGGGGAGCCTCGAGGTGGAAAACGCCCACCCCGGGCTACGAGTGCGGGTGCGGTTGCCGAGGTGGAAGGATGACGCGGCGGCAACTCCTCGCTAG
- a CDS encoding transposase yields MAQAKAEGKEGKALLTLLERLGAEGLEGKLLVGDAGYLYPEVAEAIREKGGTTSSS; encoded by the coding sequence TTGGCCCAGGCGAAGGCGGAAGGGAAAGAAGGGAAGGCCCTCCTAACCCTTCTGGAACGCCTTGGGGCCGAGGGCTTAGAGGGGAAGCTCTTGGTAGGGGACGCAGGGTACCTGTACCCGGAGGTGGCCGAGGCCATCCGGGAAAAGGGGGGGACTACCTCTTCGTCCTGA
- a CDS encoding ROK family transcriptional regulator produces the protein MDSRRGIWENLSPAEARVMDLLLWKGHLTRREIAIQTGFSRSKAYEVVESLKERGLVEEAEVQASIGGRPPMALRLRDELGVLVGVDLGATSLDVALLTPNLRVLAHHGEDLDVRLGPGPVMARVRGVVLQLLQRVGRSPEEVVGIGMGVPGPVEFKSGLLINPPIMPGWEGFSIKEYLWETFPCPVFVDNDVNVMALGELWHDRKAHANFVVIKVGTGIGAGIVCRGEIYRGADGAAGDVGHICVDPQGPICHCGNIGCVEAMAGGPAIARMALQAAERGESPLLAKLFEERGFLTPMEVGQASREGDPVANRIIQQAGQLIGQMIAALVNFFNPSQILVGGGVTKIGPLLLASIRQSVYQRSLPLSTRHLYIGYTRLGELSGLLGAGALALAEIIRDAAGPNGPYEGSPSANHSLSRR, from the coding sequence ATGGACTCACGACGTGGTATATGGGAGAACCTCTCCCCGGCAGAAGCCCGAGTCATGGACCTACTTCTCTGGAAAGGCCACCTTACCCGCCGGGAGATCGCCATCCAGACGGGTTTCTCTAGAAGTAAAGCCTATGAGGTCGTGGAGTCGCTCAAAGAGCGGGGCCTCGTTGAAGAAGCCGAAGTTCAAGCCTCCATAGGGGGGCGCCCGCCTATGGCATTGCGGCTCCGGGACGAACTCGGCGTACTTGTGGGCGTAGACCTGGGTGCCACAAGTCTGGATGTGGCCCTCCTTACGCCCAACCTTCGGGTTTTGGCTCACCACGGGGAAGATTTGGATGTCCGCCTGGGACCGGGCCCGGTCATGGCCCGGGTGCGCGGGGTTGTCCTCCAACTGTTGCAACGCGTCGGTAGAAGTCCAGAAGAAGTGGTAGGTATTGGGATGGGGGTGCCAGGCCCGGTGGAGTTCAAAAGCGGCCTACTCATCAATCCTCCCATCATGCCAGGGTGGGAGGGCTTTTCCATAAAAGAGTACCTATGGGAAACCTTCCCGTGCCCAGTTTTTGTGGACAACGACGTGAACGTGATGGCACTCGGTGAGCTGTGGCACGACCGCAAGGCGCACGCTAACTTTGTGGTGATCAAGGTAGGCACAGGCATTGGTGCTGGCATCGTCTGCCGAGGGGAGATCTACCGGGGAGCGGATGGCGCAGCCGGGGACGTGGGCCACATCTGCGTAGATCCCCAGGGCCCCATCTGCCACTGCGGCAACATAGGGTGTGTGGAAGCCATGGCAGGAGGCCCGGCCATTGCCCGGATGGCCCTTCAGGCGGCAGAACGCGGAGAAAGTCCCCTCCTTGCCAAACTTTTCGAGGAACGAGGCTTTCTTACCCCAATGGAAGTGGGCCAAGCTAGCCGCGAGGGAGATCCTGTGGCTAACCGCATCATCCAGCAGGCAGGACAGCTTATCGGCCAAATGATAGCGGCCCTAGTTAACTTCTTTAACCCTTCGCAAATCCTGGTAGGAGGCGGAGTGACCAAAATCGGCCCCCTACTCCTGGCCTCTATCCGACAAAGCGTCTACCAACGCTCGTTACCTCTATCCACCCGCCATCTATACATTGGGTATACTCGCCTAGGAGAGCTATCCGGCCTTTTGGGGGCAGGAGCCCTAGCCTTGGCGGAAATCATCCGGGACGCAGCGGGACCTAATGGACCCTACGAGGGCTCCCCTTCCGCAAACCACTCGCTGAGCCGCCGGTAA
- a CDS encoding ABC transporter permease: protein MILFLCALLLVIQGLAQPGFLTLSQVANLMKIAAVLGILAIGQTLVILSGNEGVDLSVGAVATFGAVLVYNLTRGQDDRFLLALALSLAVGFILGCLNGGLVVYSRLPPLVATLGVGTLVQGLIVWLGGRERGAVPPLLVEAVSGTWAFGLPGILFIWAVLALGVALLLHRTYYGKALYALGSNRRAAFLSGVRLERYLVLTYALSGFFSALGGVVLLGHVQLMHLTLGQAYTLPTVVAVVAGGTLLTGGVGSYWGTMAGALLITLLQSVLLTLRIEEFGRQVAFGLILLGFLAVYGREKGFR from the coding sequence ATGATCCTGTTTCTTTGCGCCCTTCTTTTGGTGATCCAGGGGTTGGCTCAGCCTGGCTTTCTCACCCTTTCCCAGGTGGCTAACCTGATGAAGATTGCGGCTGTTCTAGGGATTTTGGCCATCGGCCAAACCTTAGTGATCCTTTCTGGTAACGAGGGAGTGGATCTCTCGGTCGGAGCCGTGGCAACCTTCGGCGCTGTGTTGGTGTATAACTTGACGCGGGGTCAGGACGACCGATTTCTCCTCGCCCTCGCCCTGTCCTTGGCGGTGGGCTTCATCCTTGGGTGCCTCAACGGAGGGTTAGTGGTCTATAGCCGACTTCCCCCGTTGGTGGCCACCCTGGGAGTAGGCACATTGGTGCAGGGTCTTATTGTTTGGCTTGGTGGTCGGGAACGGGGAGCGGTACCGCCCCTTTTGGTGGAGGCCGTTTCAGGGACTTGGGCGTTTGGACTCCCTGGAATTCTCTTCATATGGGCAGTTCTGGCCTTGGGCGTAGCGCTTTTGCTTCACAGAACCTATTACGGCAAGGCCCTGTACGCCCTGGGAAGCAATAGGCGGGCCGCTTTCTTATCTGGCGTTCGGTTAGAGCGGTACCTGGTTTTAACTTATGCCCTGAGCGGGTTCTTCAGCGCTCTGGGTGGAGTCGTCCTTTTGGGGCATGTACAGCTTATGCACCTTACTCTAGGTCAGGCCTATACCCTCCCCACGGTGGTAGCCGTGGTGGCTGGAGGAACCCTTCTCACGGGGGGTGTGGGTTCGTACTGGGGGACCATGGCAGGGGCTCTCCTGATCACGCTCCTGCAAAGTGTTCTTCTGACCCTCCGCATTGAGGAGTTTGGCCGTCAGGTTGCCTTTGGACTCATCCTTTTGGGCTTCTTGGCCGTGTACGGGAGGGAGAAGGGGTTTCGGTAG
- a CDS encoding FGGY-family carbohydrate kinase — MAWFRGLVGEGLSLGPLEQEAEGVPPGSEGLVFLPYLMGERSPVWDPKARGVWAGLSLTHTRGHLYRAVLEGLAYALRHNVDTAVQAGYPVEGEMRAVGAVRGASFGCGS; from the coding sequence GTGGCTTGGTTCCGTGGCCTGGTGGGGGAGGGACTCTCCTTAGGACCGTTAGAGCAGGAGGCCGAGGGTGTCCCCCCGGGTAGCGAGGGCTTGGTTTTCCTGCCCTATCTCATGGGGGAGAGGAGTCCGGTTTGGGATCCCAAGGCGCGGGGCGTGTGGGCTGGGCTTTCCCTGACCCACACCCGGGGCCATCTTTACCGGGCGGTGTTGGAGGGGCTGGCCTACGCCCTGCGCCACAACGTGGACACCGCAGTGCAAGCGGGATACCCGGTGGAGGGGGAGATGCGGGCCGTGGGGGCGGTGCGCGGAGCCAGCTTTGGATGCGGATCCTAG
- a CDS encoding sugar ABC transporter ATP-binding protein, with amino-acid sequence MGLLLEVRSLVKRFGPTVALDGAELSLEAGEILGLVGANGSGKSTLIRVVAGLVRPDGGQVRWQGKAFLPSNPLAAWRAGIAVAHQETSLIPTLSLWENLTLPHRSLGKPLPAKARVRELLDRLTLAVPLEVQAGQLSASERQIAEVAKALLWEPRLLLLDEPTAALDHEQVQALFTQIRAFAARGTGCIFVSHRLSEVRSLCHRILVLRGGRVVYEANSKTPFEELLARMVEGFGAGVRSTLPVSTGEELLRVEGLRTKGVHDVSLVVRQGEVVGLGGLQGQGQRELLMALAGALPAQGRIWLGGRPLPPLRPAEALRMGLALVSGDRQEMAFLPRSVAENLLIAAWPRFARGGGAWLDLHRARQEAFRMADGLGLVYAGLDAPLSGLSGGNQQKVFLGRALLAHPLVLLLDDPTVGVDPPTRAAFYARVQELAGQGLGILLYSSDEEEILRHAHRVLVLLRGRVVAVLEGVTLTREALLAASLGVGRENRG; translated from the coding sequence ATGGGGCTCCTCCTAGAGGTCCGCAGTCTTGTCAAGCGGTTCGGCCCCACGGTTGCCTTGGATGGGGCCGAGCTTTCCTTGGAGGCAGGGGAGATCCTTGGTCTGGTGGGCGCCAACGGGAGTGGGAAGAGCACCCTGATCCGGGTGGTGGCTGGTCTGGTCCGTCCCGATGGAGGGCAGGTACGATGGCAAGGTAAGGCGTTCTTGCCGTCGAACCCGCTAGCAGCGTGGAGGGCGGGCATCGCTGTGGCCCACCAGGAGACCAGCCTGATTCCCACCCTCTCGTTGTGGGAGAACCTAACTCTTCCCCATCGTTCTTTGGGTAAGCCCCTGCCCGCCAAGGCTCGTGTCCGGGAACTTCTGGATCGCTTAACGCTTGCGGTTCCCTTAGAAGTTCAAGCGGGACAACTGTCAGCTTCCGAGCGCCAGATCGCCGAAGTGGCCAAAGCTTTGCTGTGGGAGCCCCGCCTCCTCCTGTTGGACGAGCCCACCGCTGCCCTAGACCACGAACAAGTGCAGGCGCTTTTTACCCAGATACGGGCTTTTGCAGCGCGGGGCACGGGGTGTATTTTCGTAAGCCATCGCCTAAGCGAGGTGCGATCTCTTTGCCACCGAATTCTCGTCTTGCGGGGAGGGCGGGTGGTATACGAGGCGAACTCCAAAACCCCCTTTGAGGAACTTCTGGCCCGCATGGTGGAGGGGTTCGGTGCCGGAGTCCGGAGCACTTTGCCCGTCTCAACAGGTGAGGAGCTTTTACGGGTGGAAGGGCTTCGTACCAAGGGGGTACACGACGTTAGCCTGGTGGTTCGCCAGGGGGAGGTCGTGGGATTGGGTGGCCTCCAGGGGCAGGGACAACGTGAGCTTCTTATGGCGCTTGCGGGGGCCCTCCCTGCTCAAGGGCGTATCTGGCTTGGGGGACGCCCTTTACCGCCCTTGCGCCCTGCTGAGGCGCTGCGTATGGGCCTCGCCTTGGTGAGTGGGGATCGTCAGGAGATGGCTTTTCTCCCACGATCGGTAGCGGAAAACCTGCTCATTGCTGCCTGGCCCCGCTTTGCCCGTGGCGGGGGAGCCTGGTTAGACCTGCATAGAGCCCGTCAGGAGGCCTTCCGCATGGCTGACGGGCTTGGGCTCGTTTATGCAGGTCTGGATGCACCCCTGAGTGGCCTTTCAGGGGGGAACCAGCAGAAGGTCTTTCTAGGGCGGGCCCTCCTAGCTCATCCCCTTGTTCTACTCCTGGACGATCCGACTGTGGGAGTAGATCCCCCTACTCGGGCAGCTTTTTATGCCCGGGTACAAGAACTTGCTGGGCAAGGGTTAGGCATCCTCCTCTATAGCAGCGATGAGGAGGAGATTTTGCGGCACGCACACCGGGTCCTGGTGTTGCTGCGAGGGCGGGTGGTTGCGGTTTTGGAAGGAGTCACCCTTACCCGGGAGGCTCTGCTGGCAGCGAGTCTAGGTGTGGGGAGGGAAAACCGTGGTTAA
- a CDS encoding response regulator transcription factor codes for MRVLVVEDEEGILEPVVALLHRERYEAVGARSLEEAWARLAEGEPDVLVLDVMLPEGEDAGFRFAEALRESGYKGGILFLTARDALEDRLTGLELGGDDYLVKPFHLEELLARVRDLARHNAEFKGRVLVRGPLEVDLAARRVTFGGKEVRLSPKAFALLELLALNPEKTFSREELLVRLFPEAESEAVLRVYVQKLRRQLAPWVVERGPGGYRLGTP; via the coding sequence ATGAGGGTACTGGTGGTGGAGGACGAAGAGGGCATCCTCGAGCCCGTGGTGGCCCTGCTGCACCGGGAACGGTACGAGGCCGTGGGGGCGCGGAGTCTAGAGGAGGCCTGGGCAAGGCTGGCCGAGGGGGAACCCGATGTCCTGGTCCTGGACGTGATGCTCCCCGAAGGGGAGGACGCCGGCTTTCGCTTCGCCGAGGCCCTGCGGGAAAGCGGCTACAAGGGGGGAATTCTCTTCCTCACCGCCCGGGACGCCCTCGAGGACCGCCTCACGGGTCTGGAGCTGGGCGGGGACGACTACCTGGTGAAGCCCTTCCACCTGGAGGAGCTCCTGGCCCGGGTCCGGGACCTGGCGCGGCACAACGCCGAGTTCAAGGGGCGGGTCCTGGTGCGGGGGCCCCTGGAGGTGGACCTGGCGGCGCGGCGGGTCACCTTCGGGGGGAAGGAGGTGCGCCTCTCCCCGAAAGCCTTCGCCCTCCTGGAGCTCCTCGCCCTCAACCCAGAGAAGACCTTTTCCCGAGAGGAGCTCCTGGTCCGGCTCTTCCCCGAGGCGGAAAGCGAGGCCGTTCTCCGGGTCTACGTGCAGAAGTTGAGGCGGCAACTCGCCCCCTGGGTGGTGGAGCGGGGGCCCGGGGGGTACCGTCTGGGTACGCCATGA
- a CDS encoding substrate-binding domain-containing protein has protein sequence MKRTTMGLWALVCALAALGVWAQQSGARPPYTIGVSNGFIGSEWRVQMLDNMRTVNDEYKKQGLTRDLVIQSANVDVAGQINQIRNLVLRRVQGIIINPNSQSGLNGAIRDAVRAGIRVISVDQEVSAPEAVNVTIDQKEWAKISMRWLAEALGGRGNIVIINGIAGHPANEARYEGVKEVLSQYPNLRVLNVSNADWDQAKGQEVMSRLIASYPNIDGVWSQDGMAEGALRALLAANLPRLPIMAGEARAGYLRLWAEAKRRYADFKSFGVCNPPGVGASGLKVLVRFLQGRKLKDGVLRGPFNNTIYVPIPCQVSDTTLEQALRQIQGRPDTYVLDGIISDQQADSYFE, from the coding sequence ATGAAAAGAACCACGATGGGGCTTTGGGCTTTGGTTTGTGCACTAGCAGCCCTGGGCGTGTGGGCTCAGCAAAGCGGTGCCAGGCCTCCCTACACCATAGGGGTTTCCAACGGCTTTATCGGGAGCGAGTGGCGTGTTCAAATGCTGGACAACATGCGCACGGTTAACGACGAGTATAAGAAGCAGGGGCTTACCCGGGATCTGGTTATTCAAAGTGCTAACGTGGACGTGGCGGGCCAAATTAACCAGATCCGCAACCTGGTGCTCCGGCGGGTTCAGGGGATCATCATTAACCCCAATTCCCAGTCTGGTCTGAATGGGGCCATCCGCGACGCGGTTCGGGCGGGGATTCGAGTGATCTCCGTGGACCAGGAGGTGTCGGCTCCCGAGGCCGTGAACGTAACCATAGACCAGAAGGAGTGGGCCAAGATCAGCATGCGCTGGCTAGCCGAAGCCCTCGGAGGTAGGGGGAACATTGTCATCATCAATGGTATCGCCGGGCATCCGGCCAACGAGGCGCGCTACGAGGGTGTGAAGGAAGTGTTGTCCCAGTACCCCAATCTGCGGGTACTCAATGTTTCCAACGCCGACTGGGACCAGGCTAAAGGCCAGGAGGTTATGTCCCGGCTGATCGCTTCCTACCCCAACATCGATGGCGTTTGGTCTCAGGACGGCATGGCCGAGGGAGCCTTGCGGGCCCTCCTGGCGGCGAACTTACCTAGGCTTCCCATTATGGCGGGGGAGGCCCGGGCCGGGTATCTGCGGCTTTGGGCCGAAGCTAAGCGGCGCTATGCTGACTTTAAGTCCTTCGGTGTTTGCAATCCTCCGGGGGTAGGGGCCAGTGGCCTCAAGGTTCTGGTCCGATTCCTCCAGGGCAGGAAGCTAAAAGATGGGGTTCTCCGGGGACCTTTCAACAATACCATTTACGTCCCTATCCCCTGCCAAGTTTCCGATACCACATTAGAACAAGCGTTGCGGCAAATACAAGGGCGGCCCGATACCTACGTTCTGGACGGGATTATCTCTGATCAGCAGGCGGATTCCTACTTTGAGTAG